Proteins from a single region of Thiomicrorhabdus sp. Kp2:
- the glyA gene encoding serine hydroxymethyltransferase — MFTKSMTIAGYDDLIADAIKNEENRQESHIELIASENYTSPRVMEAQGSYFTNKYAEGYPGKRYYGGCEFADVVEQAAIDRAKELFGADYANVQPHSGSQANAAVYMALLNPGDTVLGMSLAHGGHLTHGSHVSFSGKIYNAVQYGIDPVSGRIDYDEVQALANEHKPKMIIAGFSAYSQVIDWAKFREIADSVGAYLFVDMAHVAGLIAGGLYPNPVPHAHVVTTTTHKTLRGPRGGLILSKGHEELEKKLNSAIFPGGQGGPLVHVMAAKAVAFKECLEPSWKTYCENVVKNAQAMAKVFMSRGCDVVSGGTENHLFLVSLIEKGLTGKLVDKALDEAHITVNKNSVPNDPMSPFVTSGIRVGTAAATSRDFNEEDCINLATWMCDVIDACDQANETWDEAVIADVRNKVSALCAAKPVYK; from the coding sequence ATGTTCACAAAATCCATGACTATCGCAGGTTACGATGATTTAATCGCTGATGCGATTAAAAACGAAGAAAATCGTCAAGAATCTCACATTGAGTTAATCGCATCTGAAAACTACACCAGCCCACGTGTTATGGAAGCTCAAGGCTCTTATTTCACAAACAAATACGCCGAAGGGTATCCTGGTAAACGTTACTATGGTGGTTGTGAGTTTGCAGATGTTGTAGAGCAAGCAGCTATTGATCGTGCTAAAGAGTTATTTGGTGCTGACTATGCTAACGTACAGCCGCATTCTGGTTCGCAAGCCAATGCAGCTGTGTATATGGCTTTACTAAATCCTGGTGATACTGTTCTTGGTATGAGCTTGGCTCACGGTGGTCACTTGACTCACGGTTCTCATGTTAGTTTTTCAGGTAAAATTTATAACGCGGTTCAGTACGGTATTGATCCAGTTTCTGGTCGAATTGATTATGATGAAGTTCAGGCGTTAGCAAACGAACATAAACCTAAGATGATTATTGCTGGTTTCTCAGCCTATTCTCAGGTAATTGATTGGGCTAAATTCCGTGAAATTGCAGATTCTGTAGGTGCTTACTTATTTGTTGATATGGCTCACGTTGCTGGATTAATTGCAGGTGGTCTGTATCCTAACCCTGTGCCACACGCGCATGTTGTTACAACCACAACACATAAAACGTTACGCGGCCCTCGTGGTGGTTTGATTTTATCTAAAGGTCATGAAGAGCTTGAGAAAAAGTTAAACTCAGCGATTTTCCCTGGTGGTCAAGGTGGACCTTTAGTGCATGTAATGGCGGCTAAAGCGGTTGCATTTAAAGAGTGTTTAGAGCCTTCTTGGAAAACTTACTGTGAAAATGTGGTTAAAAACGCTCAAGCGATGGCTAAAGTATTTATGTCACGTGGTTGCGATGTCGTTTCTGGTGGTACAGAAAACCACTTGTTCCTAGTGAGCTTAATTGAAAAAGGCTTAACAGGTAAGCTTGTGGATAAAGCGTTAGATGAAGCGCATATTACTGTAAACAAAAACTCGGTACCAAATGATCCTATGTCACCGTTTGTTACAAGTGGTATTCGTGTAGGTACAGCAGCAGCAACTTCACGTGATTTTAATGAAGAAGATTGCATTAACTTGGCAACTTGGATGTGTGATGTGATTGATGCCTGCGACCAAGCAAACGAAACTTGGGATGAA